A portion of the Suricata suricatta isolate VVHF042 chromosome 11, meerkat_22Aug2017_6uvM2_HiC, whole genome shotgun sequence genome contains these proteins:
- the LOC115272651 gene encoding olfactory receptor 8B2-like, with protein sequence MSFASTSRYELTFKKSKLSRYTAIAAYTMGFGGASAHTGCMLRLTFCSVNVINHYLCDILPLLQLSCSSTYVNEVVVLIVVGINITVPSFTILISYVFILASILHIKSAQGRSKAFSTCSSHIIAICLFFGSAAFMYLKCSSPGSMEQGKVSSVFYTNVVPMLNPLIYSLRNKDIKDTLWTALFKIQRRNIF encoded by the exons ATGAGTTTCGCCTCCACTTCCCGGTATGAACTgacttttaagaaatcaaaactgAGCAGATATACTG CTATTGCTGCATATACGATGGGGTTTGGGGGCGCCTCCGCCCACACGGGGTGCATGCTCAGACTAACCTTCTGCAGTGTTAACGTCATCAACCATTACCTGTGTGacattcttcctctcctccaacTCTCTTGCAGCAGCACCTATGTCAATGAGGTCGTAGTTCTGATAGTCGTGGGAATTAACATCACAGTACCCAGCTTTACCATCCtaatttcttatgtctttatcCTCGCTAGTATTCTTCATATCAAATCTGCTCAAGGAAGATCAAAAGCCTTCAGTACCTGCAGCTCTCACATCAttgctatttgtcttttctttgggTCAGCAGCATTCATGTATCTTAAATGTTCTTCTCCTGGGTCTATGGAGCAGGGGAAAGTTTCTTCAGTTTTCTATACTAATGTGGTGCCCATGCTCAATCCCCTGATCTACAGTTTGAGGAACAAGGATATCAAAGATACATTGTGGACAGCCTTGTTTAAAATCCAAAGGAGAAACATATTCTGA